The sequence CAAAcctacgcacacgcacacagagagagagacagaaacgcacgcacacgcacgcacgcatcgaCAATGCACGAGCCatcctcaccaccacccgaACAACGGCCAGGGATGCCGATCATCCATCCATCCATCCACAACGCACAATCCGTACACTCCGAAAGAGGtgcagcaaaaaaaaaagagaggcagtGGGAAAGTGCATGTATTTATGTGCACATATacatatgtgtatgtgtgggtgGATGGGTGTATCTACGACCGCCGAGGAGAAAGACACAttgacgcacgcacgccactGCACGGACACGCCAACAGctcagagagagggaaggagggatgggggcctgaaaaaaaaagcagcccaagggagagagaagtcaaaaacaacaaaaaaaaagaagagccgATAGGGAtagacaacaacaaaaacaaaaacgggTCAGACGGGACGACAAACTCAGATACATGCGCGCCGATCCGCGTCTTCGTCCTACTCTATGCGAACAAATACAGAGTTGAATGaaacaaacacgcacacccgcgcgcaacagaggagggggaagagaacACCAGACGAAGACATGAGCCCCACATGTTGGGGGGCAGAGGGGCGCAAGCACATGTACGCGTAGAAGCGCCAAATCAATGCGTCCGCATATGATGTTGTTCTGACCCTTCTGCTCGCCATGGCCAGTGCGCGTTTCGTGGCGCCTTCCTCTTTTGCAAactcacacacatacagaaTCCGAGCAGACCCTGCGACGTCAGCTATAGAGATAGAAACCTAGATAGGGAAAAAAGGAGAGCAAGGAGACTGGATGAGGTACGAGATGTTTCACTGGCCAGTGTATACACCGGAGCTCATCAAGGCCCTTTTTCTCCAGTCGCGCtggccgctgctccgccatcACCGACATCACCAGCTCGCGCGCTCACCATCGCCAAGCAGAAGGACATGCGCAATCATGGCAATTTTTTTCGTACCTATGCAGCCGCCccttccgtttttttttcctttcttctcctcctttcctctcgtCCAATCCTGCTGTATGACTTATATGTCCATTTTGTTTGTGCATCGCTCGCGCCGTTTCTCGAATTTGTCCTCTAACGCTGTTACGGGCATCCCCAGCGCCTCTGACGTACCACCGCTGTGTGTTTGCGATCCGTTTTTCTGGTGGCCGtcgtttttttcttcttcggcCACTCTTCTTTTCCCGGTTCCGGCGCCCGCACCTCTTCGAGGTCATCCGCACGTGTTCTTTCCGTTTATTtctctttgtgtgtttgcCTGCTTTGGCTAAATCCCTGCCACTAACCGATTGNNNNNNNNNNNNNNNNNNNNNNNNNNNNNNNNNNNNNNNNNNNNNNNNNNNNNNNNNNNNNNNNNNNNNNNNNNNNNNNNNNNNNNNNNNNNNNNNNNNcgtttttttttcctttcttctcctcctttcctctcgtCCAATCCTGCTGTATGACTTATATGTCCATTTTGTTTGTGCATCGCTCGCGCCGTTTCTCGAATTTGTCCTCTAACGCTGTTACGGGCATCCCCAGCGCCTCTGACGTACCACCGCTGTGTGTTTGCGATCCGTTTTTCTGGTGGCCGtcgtttttttcttcttcggcCACTCTTCTTTTCCCGGTTCCGGCGCCCGCACCTCTTCGAGGTCATCCGCACGTGTTCTTTCCGTTTATTtctctttgtgtgtttgcCTGCTTTGGCTAAATCCCTGCCACTAACCGAttgcgacgccgccgtgacTTACTGGCGGGGCTGCTGTCCCGGCTGCTGCATCatgtactgctgctgcatcgccatcatctgctgctgcgcgtacGGGTTCGCCTGCGGGTAGCCGGCAGCGAAGTTGCCACCGTAGTATCCCATGTTCGCAGCAGGGTTCGCGTTCTGCTGCGGGTTGTAgttgcgctggcgctggtTGCCCGACGCGGCAAGCGCGACCTTCAGGCGCTTGTTCAGGATGTTGAACCCGTTCAGCTCGTTCACagcctgctgcgccgacgccgcagagTGGTACTTCACGAAGCCGTAGCCGCGGCTCTGGCGCGTCTCGCGGTCGCACACGATCTTGACGCCCTCGATCGGGCCAAAGCGCTCGAacagctggcggagctgcaccTCATCGACAGTTGTGGGGATGTAGTTCACCATCAGGTTACGCAATGCCTCCGGCTCAGGGTTGtacatctgctgctgcggcggctgctggggcggctgctgctgaggggCCATGTGCTGCGCCATTTTTTATTCTTGTTGTGCTTCGTAGCAAGTCAAGGTACGCACGCGAACAAGAGGAAAACGGCGGGTTCGCAGAGacgtcagagagagagagagacaagtCCCAGACAAGGAAAGTCTCTGTTAAGGAAAGAGGGTAGGAAGACAGACAAGTAGGGTGAGCGGGGAGAGACAACCGAGATGATGATCGTCAGAGGACGTCAaacgacagagagagaaNNNNNNNNNNNNNNNNNNNNNNNNNNNNNNNNNNNNNNNNNNNNNNNNNNNNNNNNNNNNNNNNNNNNNNNNNNNNNNNNNNNNNNNNNNNNNNNNNNNGCGGCTGCtggggcggctgctgctgaggggCCATGTGCTGCGCCATTTTTTATTCTTGTTGTGCTTCGTAGCAAGTCAAGGTACGCACGCGAACAAGAGGAAAACGGCGGGTTCGCAGAGacgtcagagagagagagagacaagtCCCAGACAAGGAAAGTCTCTGTTAAGGAAAGAGGGTAGGAAGACAGACAAGTAGGGTGAGCGGGGAGAGACAACCGAGATGATGATCGTCAGAGGACGTCAaacgacagagagagaagaccTCCGCTCTTTCTGTTCTttggaggaggggaaggtTTTACctactgtgtgtgtgtgtgtgtatgtcagagagagaacggTCAAGACACGAAAGAatacgtgcgtgtgtgtgtgtgtggaagagaagagggagacgggGAGAGGTCGCTTGAGGAAGTTGAGATGCGgtgaagagaaggagggaggagaggtcGATTCAGACTAAGAGGACAGAAGGGGaaaagaggacgaggaagaagaaagaAGGCGAGAGAAATCTGCGTTGGCGACGAGGCGTGCAAGCATGTGCACGTGGGCGTGCGTTTGGTGGGTGTGGGGACAATGACAtgtgtgatggcggcggtgttgggGTGGGGAAGTATAGCGGAagaaaaggcggaggagagagagagagcaagggGCACAGTGTGCTTCGTGTACATGTGTGAGGGATGCaaagggaaagagaaacGCCCACGGGGCAGGAGACGGTGTGCTTAGCGAAGAAGCCCTCGCAAGGAAGGGGAAGCGAGGACGTCGCATAGAATGGTTGTATCCGACCGCTAGTACCTCCGACAAACTCCGCAGTCAAGGCTGTAACGCGACACGGCGCGCCGgtgcggaggggggggggggcaaaagGGTGCCGGCAGGTGTAGCATTTCAAGTCGGCACAACTGCACTTTTTGAGGTAGGGATTGGTAAGGAAACTCTGCACGGTCAGCAGGATGTACAAGTAACACGAAACCAACCTAGAGCGAGCAGAAAACGTAATAATAGCAGTCGTAGCAGATGAATTCGCCAAGTaaggcagctgcggcacgcgaGCTGAAGTGCAGACAGACAAAAACGCAatcgtgcgcgcgtgtgcgccgtgcaAGCGTGCAGTGCAGGAGAAGCGACGTAAGGGGCCGGCATATGGGCGTGGAAGAGAGCCGACAAGAACAGCAAGCAAGGAAGCGTGGGAGCGAGACAAAGAAACCGCTCAAGGGCAcagaggcggcgatgcggcatAGCGAACCGCTAAAAAGCCTTGTAGCGGTGTGGTCCCCGCTCCTGCACTTCATCTTTTCCCCCGTGATCTCACACCGCCGAGGG is a genomic window of Leishmania donovani BPK282A1 complete genome, chromosome 25 containing:
- a CDS encoding RNA-binding protein, putative, UPB2, coding for MAQHMAPQQQPPQQPPQQQMYNPEPEALRNLMVNYIPTTVDEVQLRQLFERFGPIEGVKIVCDRETRQSRGYGFVKYHSAASAQQAVNELNGFNILNKRLKVALAASGNQRQRNYNPQQNANPAANMGYYGGNFAAGYPQANPYAQQQMMAMQQQYMMQQPGQQPRQ